The Brassica napus cultivar Da-Ae chromosome C1, Da-Ae, whole genome shotgun sequence DNA segment GAACAAATGTATAACAAATCAGTAACTGATTTTAGCAACATGAAAGAATTGTTTGATAGTTTAGTTTCGATGCTTTGGATCCTATAACTGGTTTTGTGTCTCCGCGTAGCCATAGTTCATAGATCAAATATGTGAAATCGTTTACTTAATAGTTCATATAAGAATAAATGTAGCTTCTATACTTCATCTTTCAAGTCGtctcttgttttatttttttttaaaattcaatacaAGGGATGTTGTTACGATTTAAAACTTGAATACTAATTTGAAGTTGTGTGTGGTAGTTGTATATTAAAGACACTGACATCGTTTTCTGCTTAGTTAGGATGTATACAGTAGGTTTTAAACGAAATCCGTTTACATTAATGATGTTGTTAGGAAAGttgatagttttttttggtgtaataaGTTAGGATTTGACATTTCTTGTTGGGAGTTCACCATTATGAGTTTATAGACTTCACTTGAGGCTATAAAATCTCTTATCTCTTATCTCTTCTATCTCATAACTCTTTTTCCATTCTATCTCTTATCTTACTCTCTTGTATGGATCCAAGCAATCTTCCTAGTCAGTCCTCTAGCTACGTAGGACTGCTTCACAGTCAACAAGGAAGCGTTTATCATGAAAACTTCCCTTATGGAAGTTTTCATTCTAGTGTCAACTTTGGAGAATCCGATACATTTCCGGCTTTCAATTCTCAACAACCTGAAGACGCACCAGTCGACGCACCAGTAGACGCACAAGCTGCCCGTCCTGTAAGACGCAAGTGGAACCCTGCAGATGACGAGGTGCTGATCAGTGTGTGGCTCAACACTTCGAAGGATTCGATTGTTGCAAATGAGCAGAGGTCGGGGGCCTTCTGGACACGGGTTGCTAAGTATTATGCAGAGAGTGCTCATGGAAGAGAGGATGGTGTGAGAGAGCAAGGTTGTTGCAAGAAGAGGTGGCATAGAATCAATGATGACGTTAACAAGTTCTGTGGTGCATACTCGGCAGCTCAGCGACAAATTAGCAGTGGTGAGTCTGACACAGACGTTCTGAAGAAGGCGCATGAAATTTTCTTCTCTGATCAACAGCACAAGTTTacccttgaacatgcttggtgTGTGTTGAGGTTTGAACAGAAGTGGCTCAGCCTTAACACACCCAAAGCTGGTGGCGTTTCAAAGAGGAAGAATGTGCAGACAGATTCCCAAACTTCTACCAACGAAGGCTTCGTTGATGTTGAGACCAGGCCCGAAGGTGTCAAGGCTGCTAAGGCTAAAAGAAATACGGGTAAAGGGAAGTCCATGGCTGAGATTGCAACAGTTTGGGAAATGAAGAAGGACGATTTGGTGAGGAAGGAGAGACTGTCGAGGCTAGCAATACTAGACACTCTCCTTACCAAGCTTGTTCCATTGACTGAGAGGGAAGAATCTGCGAAGAATAAGCTCCTAGCCGAGTtattctgaaaaaaaattagatgttCTTGTTTCTAGTTCTTGTATGTCGTCACTTTCAATGTTTGTGTTATTGTTTATGTGTATATTTCTATGTAGTTCCCGTAATATTCAATGAATGATTTTCTTTCAATGTTTGTGTTATTGTTTATGTGTATATTTCTATGTTTCTAACTAGTATGCCTTTATGTTTCTAACATGGCTCGACAATGTCTGCAGGTTAAGTATCTGAAAATGGGACGTTACAGCTACTCGCAGCCATCAGAAGACGAGCCATTATTTGGAAACAATGATGACAGTGGCTACAGCGAGACAGAGGATCTCATACGACGCGACCAAGCTGAGTTAAGCTTGGAACGTAGTTCACAAGTTCACTACCCTCCGCAACCGGAGGTAGAGTTTGGTTTCCCGCAGGTCTGCTATTGTGGTGCTCACCCAGTGCTTGCAACATCTAACTCCAGGAATGATCAAGGTATGTACTATGGTAGTTGCTTAAGTACTTAGCCTGTGAAGAAGGATTGATTATCGAGTTTTTGCGTATGTTAAACAGGGAGAAGATTTTACACTTGCGCAAATAAGGACGATGGCGATTGCCATATTTTCAAATGGTGGGATGAGGCGGTGATGGATGAGATGAGAGCCAGAGATATACACGTGTTTCAGCTATCTGAAAAGGTAGATAGCCTAACCCTTTTACCTGACTATGACACTGAGGAGAAGCTACGAAAGCTAGAGAAGATGGTGGGTGATTTGGCTAAGGAGAAATCATGTATGATAAAGGGGTTTGAGTGCTTTGTAATAGTCATAGTTGTTCTTGTTGTGGTAATACGCTTGCTGGTTATGTTAGTCTAATGTTTGATAGTTTCAATGTATGGATTCCGTTTCTTTGCAAAGCACATGACGCTTTTGTTCTCAACATTCACATGTTCAGTTCCTTTGTACCAATAAGTCACATGATCCATAGCACATGTTTATTTAGCTTCCTACCAATAAGTCACAAGTTGtactaaagaaaaataattctaTCACGGGAGGTTTGTAGAAACTTCAtctttatcatataaataagtaTTGAGTTTTATTCTCTCATTACAAATGTGCAAAGTCTCATCTTCTCTtaaatttcaaaacattttttccctttaaaaaaattgtcaatggcatcttcttcccattatcattaccacaaagatgatgatgatgaattagATGAcatttttgaagatttatttgAAGATTTTGATTTCAATCCCACACCAAAAGAACGAAAAAAACGAGTTTTTATCGAGAGACACCGGGAGGAAGGCCATCAGAAGCTctggaatgattattttagcGAAACTCCAACATACCCGCACAATTTATTCCGGCGacggtttcgaatgaacaaggAATTATTCTTGCATATTGTGCATCGTCTCTCTACAGAAGTTGAGTATTTTCAACTCGGAGTAGATGCAACCGGACGATCGAGTCTAACTCCGCTCCAAAAATGTACCGCAGCAATTCGTcaattggcgtatggtggtggTTCCGACACCGTTGACGAATATGTCCGAATTGGTGAAACAACGGCAAGAAGATGTTTGCACAATTTTGCCGCGGGAATAATCGACTTGTTTGGCGGTGAATACCTAAGACGTCCCACACCGGAGGATCTGCAAAGACTACTTTCTAGTGGAGAACAACGTGGGTTTCCACGGATgattggaagcatcgactgtatgcattgggagtggaagaattgtcccacggcttggaaaggaatgtattcacgaggaTCCGGAAAACCAACGATTGTCTTGGAGGCGGTAGCTTCCTAtgacctctggatatggcacgcgttttttggagctccaggtactatgaacgatcttaatattctcgatcgatcacccgtttttgatgacattattaacGGAATAGCGCCACAAGTTAACTTCTATGTTAATGGTACTCCATACCATTATGCATATTATCTCacggatggtatttatccgaaatgggctacatttattcaatctatccgaCTACCACAAAATCATAAGCATTCATTATTTGCTCAAACCCAAGAAGCTGtgagaaaagatgtcgagcgtgcctTCGGAGTCCTACAAGCTAGGTTTGCCGTTGTTAGAAATCCATCTAATATATGGGataaagaaaaaataggaaatattatgagagcatgtatcatactccataatatgattgtcgaagatGAACGAGCATCAAGAACGAATTACAACGTTGatgaatttgaagaagatgTGCAAACATTTTCCGTCAATATGCCTTCAACTGTCGGGAGTACACTTGAACGTCGAACGAGCGTTCGGAATAGACAAGTCCATcaacatttaaaaaatgatttgattgaaaatatatggaCTAAATTTGGAAATccttgaaataatatataatttgtattttctttcaaTAATgtcattttcttatgttttctattttttttatgatgtttgtattttctttcaaaaatgtaattttcttatgttttcaattttaatattacatttttatttttaatgttttatttaaaaattatatatgtcattatttattaaataaaataataaattaaattagctAAGGGACAACATAAGTCTCACCAATAATCAACTAATTTAACCAAATCCCTTACTCTAGTCcctaagcaaaaaataataataaagattagTTAAGGGCCCTAAAATAAGTCCCACCTATAAAGATGCTCTAAAGACCCAAAAGCAAAGGACCCCCAATAATCATGTCATAAGTTTCAATTATGCATCATCAAAcatcatcttttcttttcttttttcttttcaaattgtttttattgTGTTATACTTTCaagaaactaaaatttaaaatcgaAAGTGCATATATATAGGTGATGACGGGTGGGTAAGGCGGATACTATAGGGCAAGAGACCTACCTTCTTCTCACCCTCTGACTCACTTTCATGACATAGACCCTATCTACCACTCTTTTCATGCCTCTAGGGTTCTTTACGAGTTATTTATTTGCCTAATATAAAGcgcaatataacattttttatctATACAATCACATAAATTCCAACGGTTTGCCGGAATACTAATCTCTCTCATAGTGAAATGCTTACCATATCTTTTGTAAACCTTTATTGAAAGAATGTGAATAAAGTCGTTGTTTTCTTTGTTaaccaaaattattatttctttcttcGAATTTAGAGTCTTTAGACTATAACAATGTCCATTTGGAAAATGCAAATATGCGCTGTAATGATTAGTTCACTAGACCACTACTAGACTTTGGCCATGATTCACATAAAACATTAGTAACCAAACGAATATATATTAGTAGTGACTAAACAATGCAACCCCATACAATTAAGTAATCAACCTTAAATCTTATATGATTAGACACATTGATAACACCGTAAGTCATGTTATACGTAGGTTCAAGCCACATGATACTCCTCTTTGTTAAGGTCCAGGAGATGGCAGCAACGGTCACAACAACAACATATGAAACAAATAATTAAGTCGAACTAAAACCGAACTAGTTAACATACGAGTAGTAAAACTGGAATCTCGATCTAAAATCCCACTTAAATCATCAGACTAAACCAAATGCGATGGCAAAGAAAAACGCTGCCAACATACAAAGAGCCGCTGTAAGCCTGTAaccatatttattttacaaGGATCGCCATTATCATCCGGttcctaaataaaaaatatatcgttagattttttttatcttaaataaaagttaaaactaaCAGTTCTTGCACgttgcacacaaaaaaaaaacagttcttGCTCAAGTTTTTCGAGCCTccagattaaaaaaattgatttatcatAGACTCGTATAGTCCTTTCGTTCAACCAAATAGTGACGAACGAGTCAATACATTTTATCCAATCAGACCAATTGATTTGTTGAATTAATTATCTTAGTCAACCACTGAACCGATATAATCATATGTCATGTCCAAATCACAATGAACAACATACTCTTCTCCCCTTGTGAATTCATATGATAGAAATactcattttcattaaaatatacaaattattataatttatctaCTAGTAGTTAATGATCAAATACGAGTTGTGGCATACTCTTAAATCATTAGTAGAATGAGGCCCATAGAAACAGAAAACGAAACCGTACTGGTAATAACCATTCCAAACCATTGAACTCTCGTGCTCCAATACCGAAGTCCCCGCATTCGCCGCACAATATTGACCTCCGGAAGTCACTGCGTATGCCGTATGCCGTATGCCGTATGCCGTCACTAACATTTTAGAAACTCAAggcaaatatattaaaattcaagacttataaaaatatagataatatacttttacaaaaaaagagtTAATATACCAACAAAAATAgatccaaa contains these protein-coding regions:
- the LOC106368853 gene encoding glutathione S-transferase T3-like: MDPSNLPSQSSSYVGLLHSQQGSVYHENFPYGSFHSSVNFGESDTFPAFNSQQPEDAPVDAPVDAQAARPVRRKWNPADDEVLISVWLNTSKDSIVANEQRSGAFWTRVAKYYAESAHGREDGVREQGCCKKRWHRINDDVNKFCGAYSAAQRQISSGESDTDVLKKAHEIFFSDQQHKFTLEHAWCVLRFEQKWLSLNTPKAGGVSKRKNVQTDSQTSTNEGFVDVETRPEGVKAAKAKRNTGKGKSMAEIATVWEMKKDDLVRKERLSRLAILDTLLTKLVPLTEREESAKNKLLAELF